One region of Purpureocillium takamizusanense chromosome 4, complete sequence genomic DNA includes:
- a CDS encoding uncharacterized protein (COG:S~SECRETED:SignalP(1-17~SECRETED:cutsite=VLA-HN~SECRETED:prob=0.7503)~EggNog:ENOG503P797), whose translation MKTSLVTLSALAGAVLAHNGEHEHTAATMTSSSSSSSSSSSSSSSSTVVEFNNMQWHVEAGKDFTLQYQGCDMGCSVILANGPTSTTLTDYKILTEEAFGSSYNVKLEAVPSGVCAFKIISHASGKINWSNTIEWHGPIESPTPVPASISTASVGTAMPPKTAVETIIPGETPSPKKGGDGEPGESAEPSGNDTMPGETSMSKEIKPVPTTGLVPAPPASTHLGGLNTTNSTEPPSRLPGTVITNQAGRVASSMALVAGAMAAAAYLL comes from the exons ATGAAGACTTCTCTCGTCACTCTTtccgcccttgccggcgctgTCTTGGCTCACAACGGCGAGCATGAGCATACCGCTGCCACTatgaccagcagcagcagcagttctagcagcagcagcagcagcagcagcagcagcacggtcGTTGAGTTTAACAACATGCAATGGCATGTCGAGGCGGGCAAAGATTTCACCCTTCAGTACCAGGGCTGCGACATGGGCTGCAGCGTGATTCTCGCCAACGGCCCGACTTCGACGACCCTGACCGACTACAAGATCTTGACCG AGGAGGCGTTCGGCTCTTCGTACAATGTCAAGCTTGAGGCGGTTCCTTCCGGCGTCTGTGCGTTCAAGATTATCAGCCACGCCTCGGGAAAGATCAACTGGAGCAACACGATCGAATGGCACGGCCCCATCGAGTCGCCCACCCCTGTCCCTGCCTCGATCAGCACTGCCTCGGTCGGCACTGCCATGCCTCCCAAgacggccgtcgagacgATCATCCCCGGGGAGACCCCCTCGCCGAAgaagggcggcgatggcgagccTGGCGAGAGCGCTGAGCCGTCGGGCAATGACACCATGCCTGGGGAGACCTCCATGTCCAAGGAGATCAAGCCGGTGCCCACCACTGGCCTCGTGCCCGCTCCCCCCGCGTCCACCCACCTCGGTGGTCTGA ACACCACCAACTCCACTGAGCCTCCCTCTCGGCTGCCCGGCACCGTCATCACCAACCAGGCTGGACGGGTTGCGTCTTCCATGGCTCTTGTTGCTGGTGCTATGGCTGCCGCGGCGTATCTCCTTTAA
- a CDS encoding uncharacterized protein (EggNog:ENOG503NZIP~SECRETED:SignalP(1-16~SECRETED:cutsite=SGA-TS~SECRETED:prob=0.3999)~CAZy:AA7~COG:C) has product MRVSLLCASLVALSGATSPPSAKESCRAHPDNARWPSADDWARLAKALDGRLIKPTPPAAACHAGQPGHDPARCAEVKKAWETTEFHGGNPVSVLLDQFTNYTCLPDAAYPCTGAGYPAYVVNATTARHIKLGVDFAREHNVRLVVKATGHDFIGRSIAPGALSIWTHNLKDIAYHPGNFKLSGSGKVLRGNAMTLGAGIQLNEAYAAADEHRQAVVGGQGSTVGIVGYVTGGGHSSLGPRYGMAADSVLEMLVVTPGGKIVAINEDQNRDLFWAMRGGGGSTFGVVVSVTLRTFPTPQVTNGGFIVFTDPNEHAIKDELIAYVSSQVPVLMDQGVSGYLFLSPGMSLPNNTTVPGVPSEFAGAFGTVLIQDAVDREAAMLRAFKPLNDTIQERWLGKVTLILLPKHYSSFWEFHKENHDAGHGGGGSYVASRILPGRALRGNNTRFTSALKEAFKANKRFDLFLVGGKGVAGARPRGGSNSVHPAWRTAAVMGMSSVTVPPFNKTAEEAAIRLLDDSFEPMRLLDTQSGSYMNEAFLFEKNWQQSFWGDNYPRLLSIKRDVDPSDVFWCKTCVGSEGWRQTPDGQLCRVGAM; this is encoded by the exons ATGCGCGTCTCTCTCCTCTGCGCAtctctcgtcgccctctCCGGCGCGACGAGCCCTCCATCGGCGAAAGAGTCCTGCAGAGCGCACCCCGACAACGCGCGCTGGCCCTCGGCAGACGACTGGGCGCggctggccaaggccctTGACGGGCGGCTCATcaagcccacgccgccagcggccgcctGCCACGCCGGACAGCCCGGGCACGACCCAGCGCGCTGCGCCGAGGTGAAGAAGGCCTGGGAGACGACCGAGTTCCACGGCGGGAACCCCGTGTCGGTGCTGCTCGACCAGTTCACCAACTACACCTGCCTGCCGGACGCGGCCTACCCGTGTACCGGCGCTGGGTATCCCGCGTATGTGGTCaacgcgacgacggcgaggcatatcaagctcggcgtcgacttTG CCCGAGAGCACAAcgtccgtctcgtcgtcaaggccaccGGGCACGACTTCATCGGCCGCTCCATCGCCCCCGGTGCCCTGTCCATCTGGACGCACAACCTCAAAGACATCGCCTACCACCCGGGCAACTTTAAGctctccggctccggcaaggTGCTTCGCGGCAACGCCATGaccctcggcgcgggcatcCAGCTCAACGAAgcgtacgccgccgccgacgagcacaggcaggccgtcgtcggtgggcagggcagcacgGTGGGCATCGTCGGGTacgtcaccggcggcgggcactcGTCGCTCGGTCCGCGGTATGGTatggccgccgacagcgTCTTGGAGATGCTCGTCGTCACGCCGGGGGGCAAGATTGTCGCCATCAACGAAGACCAGAACCGGGACCTCTTCTGGGCAATGCGAGGC GGCGGAGGGTCGACGTTTGGGGTCGTCGTGTCGGTGACGCTGAGGACGTTTCCCACGCCGCAGGTCACCAACGGCGGGTTCATCGTCTTCACCGATCCCAACGAACacgccatcaaggacgagctcATCGCATACGTCTCGTCACAAGTCCCCGTGCTCATGGACCAAGGCGTTTCGGGCTACCTCTTTCTGTCGCCCGGCATGTCGCTGCCCAACAACACCACGGTGCCAGGCGTGCCCTCCGAATTCGCCGGCGCGTTCGGTACCGTCTTGATCCAGGACGCCGTCGATCGGGAGGCCGCCATGCTGCGGGCATTCAAGCCGTTGAACGACACCATCCAGGAGCGCTGGCTCGGAAAGGTCACGCTGATTCTACTCCCCAAGCACTACAGCTCGTTTTGGGAGTTCCACAAGGAGAACCACGACGCGGGccacggaggcggcggcagctaTGTCGCGTCGAGGATCTTGCCGGGCCGGGCGCTGCGGGGGAACAACACTAGGTTCACGTCTGCGCTGAAGGAGGCGTTCAAGGCCAACAAGCGCTTCGATCTGTTCTTGGTCGGTGGCAagggcgtggcgggcgcaCGACCAAGGGGTGGCAGCAACTCCGTCCATCCAGCATGGCGAACAGCTGCCGTCATGGGAA TGTCGTCTGTCACCGTTCCACCGTTCAACAAGACGGCTGAAGAGGCGGCCATCAGGCTCTTGGACGATTCCTTCGAGCCGATGCGACTTCTGGACACACAATCGGGCTCCTACATGAACGAG GCCTTCCTTTTTGAAAAGAACTGGCAGCAGTCCTTCTGGGGCGACAACTATCCGAGGCTGCTAAGTATAAAGCGGGACGTCGACCCGTCTGATGTCTTCTGGTGCAAAACATGCGTTGGCAGCGAGGGCTGGAGGCAGACACCAGACGGACAACTCTGCAGGGTGGGTGCCATGTAA
- a CDS encoding uncharacterized protein (EggNog:ENOG503P1C0), whose amino-acid sequence MGGAAFASGDRPLHTPRMPRPVYHDVKSRCMAILRQTYVCVASPIDGPGKTDFGDIDILVAWPKDFNVDGSLQDTRRGLDAIADALGAARIIVNDACASNLALPWPRRLLKDEESAAAADENMPDDRYIQVDVRICRSLQEMQWMLFKHAHGDIWNILGSTTRPYGLTVDDGALWLRVPEIEKTNRNRAKVLLTSEPARVLAFLGLPVVDYWDRPFESLDAMFEYAARCRMMYVPPPDDDPSAAAAAATSSITRIQDGGTEQQQQQQAAAEDRKKLKANDRRRMRGRPAFRAWVDAFLPACRRAGRFAAPQTTRERVTEEALRAFPHARDDFAARRDDFLRERQRETIWNVLIKGAVPEPDRATATGAEVTYRACLVKALKRVILEGDESYDDVIRRRDEGREEDEEERESLRDERGFWRLDRVVDFIERHKDCVGEMAYARQNERYMEHLKAKEAKAKAAGGGQ is encoded by the coding sequence atgggcggcgccgccttcgcctcGGGCGACCGGCCGCTGCACACGCCCCGCATGCCGCGGCCCGTCTATCACGACGTCAAGAGCCGCTGCATGGCCATCCTGCGACAGACGTACGTGTGCGTCGCGTCCCCCATCGACGGGCCCGGCAAGACCGACTTTGGCGACATtgacatcctcgtcgcgtGGCCCAAGGACTTCAACGTCGACGGTAGCCTCCAAGACACCCGCCGGGGCTtggacgccatcgccgatgccctgggcgccgcgcgcatcatcgtcaacgacgcctgcgcctcgaacctcgccctgccctggccccGGCGGCTGCTGAAAGACGAGgagtccgccgccgccgccgacgagaatATGCCAGACGACAGATATATCCAGGTCGACGTGCGCATCTGCAGGTCCCTCCAGGAGATGCAGTGGATGCTCTTCAAGCACGCGCACGGCGACATTTGGAACATCCTCGGCTCGACCACCCGCCCCTACGGCCTGactgtcgacgacggcgccctgTGGCTGCGCGTCCCCGAGATCGAGAAGACGAACCGCAACCGCGCCAAGGTCCTGCTCACCTCGGAGCCCGCTAGGGTGCTCgccttcctcggcctccccGTGGTCGATTACTGGGACCGGCCCTTTGAGAGCCTGGACGCCATGTTCGAGTACGCCGCCCGGTGCCGCATGATGTACGTGCCCCCACCAGACGACGAcccttctgctgctgctgctgctgctacctcCAGTATCACACGCATCCAAGACGGTGGcaccgagcagcagcagcagcagcaagccgccgccgaggaccgcaagaagctcaaggccaacgACCGGCGGCGCATGAGAGGCCGCCCCGCGTTCCGCGCCTGGGTCGACGCCTTCCTCCCcgcgtgccgccgcgccggccgcttcGCCGCGCCACAGACGACGCGCGAGCGCGTgaccgaggaggcgctgcgtGCGTTCCCCcacgcgcgcgacgacttcGCGGCCCGGCGGGACGACTTCTtgcgcgagcgccagcgcgagACCATCTGGAACGTGCTCATCAAGGGCGCCGTGCCGGAGCCCGAccgcgcgacggccacgggcgccgaggtgaCGTACCGCGCGTGCCTcgtcaaggcgctcaagCGCGTgatcctcgagggcgacgagtcGTACGACGACGTGATTCGTCGTCGCGacgaggggagggaggaggatgaggaggagagggaaaGCCTGCGGGACGAGAGGGGGTTCTGGAGGCTGGACAGGGTGGTGGACTTTATTGAGCGCCACAAGGACTGCGTTGGCGAGATGGCGTATGCGCGGCAGAACGAGAGGTACATGGAGCacctcaaggccaaggaggcaaaggccaaggctgctggcggtgggCAGTAG
- a CDS encoding Acetylxylan esterase (COG:S~EggNog:ENOG503P3G5~CAZy:CE5~SECRETED:SignalP(1-17~SECRETED:cutsite=AAA-DP~SECRETED:prob=0.6497)) codes for MRATSSLALLLAGVAAADPSPNPWRKQHPPVTNKATSTCATGLFVLVARGTTEPQGAGVTGLVAGNITEKIPGSKVQALDYPATFSDPAYQDSVAAGVKSMQSVVNNYLNDCPDGKMAILGYSQGAHVGMDAVCGGSGGVFDAARALPVADIKKNVLAMVFLGDPTHVANVTYDKGTSIKNGLFERNNASVETCKQYSDRLVSYCDTGDTYCDVGKDKKVHGGYVAKYGDEIVKYVVDKYHAAVIGGNATTTTTSATATATTAAPTGSGASSATTTTGAAATGSGTATGAAASATKTGAAAGLSAGKGMYLAPLVMGVAAWAM; via the exons ATGCGCGCCACAAGCTCcctcgcgctgctcctcgccggcgtcgccgccgcggacccGAGCCCGAACCCCTGGCGCAAGCAGCACCCCCCGGTGACCAACAAggcgacctcgacgtgcGCCACGGGCCTCTTCGTGCTGGTCGCGCGCGGCACCACGGAGCcgcagggcgcgggcgtcacgggcctcgtcgccggcaacATCACCGAGAAGATCCCCGGGTCCAAGGTCCAGGCGCTCGACTACCCGGCCACCTTCTCCGACCCGGCGTACCAGGACTCggtcgccgcgggcgtcaaGTCCATGCAGAGCGTCGTCAACAACTACCTCAACGACTGCCCCGACGGCAAGATGGCCATCCTGGGCTACTCGCAGGGCGCGCACGTCGGCATGGACGCcgtgtgcggcggcagcggcggcgtgtttgacgcggcgcgcgcgctgcccgtCGCGGACATTAAGAAGAATG TCCTCGCCATGGTCTTCCTGGGCGACCCGACGCACGTCGCCAACGTCACCTACGACAAGGGCACCAGCATCAAGAACGGC CTCTTTGAGCGCAACAACGCCTCGGTGGAGACGTGTAAGCAGTACTCGGACCGACTCGTCTCCTACTGCGACACGGGCGACACCTACTGCGACGtcggcaaggacaagaaggtgCACGGCGGCTACGTCGCCAAGTACGGCGACGAGATTGTCAAGTACGTCGTCGACAAGTACCACGCGGCCGTCATCGGGGGcaacgcgacgacgactactaccagcgcgacggcgacggctacgacggcggcgcccacgggatccggcgcctcctccgcgacgacgacgacgggtgcCGCGGCGACTGGGTCGGGCACCgccacgggcgcggcggcgtcggcgaccaaGACGGGTGCCGCGGCGGGGCTGAGCGCCGGCAAGGGAATGTAcctggcgccgctggtgatgggcgtggcggcgtgggcgatgTAG
- the BNA2_2 gene encoding Indoleamine 2,3-dioxygenase (EggNog:ENOG503NV67~COG:E), with protein sequence MVVVFPDLASFGLSRTRGFLSDDTPLTSFRDGYYAPWDDLAARLPALIASRALGGHVGALPVLSTSGLTTEPDLRRAYVVLAFLVHGYVWAGGGDAAVVDTVPPQLGEPFLHVCERLGMEPVLSYAGLCLWNWAAVVGGSGGGVGSNEDNNDGDDAGAGFYDLEELVSLGSFTGTRGEDAFYLVPVLVEAEGGTLLALLLDALAAAVNGNDDADDDDDDDDVSSGLVAALDRSAEALARMARHLPKLYPLLDARAFYHELRPFFSGGRGMENKGLPRGEVVFQRVDGSERRARCVGGSAGQSCLFQALDCVLGVRHEGPGGGRESFFEEMRAYMPGKHRELLGQLARLPMTIRGYVESHRRSDERLVRAYDGCVKELRSWRGRHMAVVSKYIVQPARLAAAQEANGDDDDARETRNGARRTNGGDGTGPATRGEREQKEEEEEEEEAGLQAVMAKGGGDELQGTGGSALVPFLRQSRDETVGLGQQSARGK encoded by the exons TCTCCCGCACGAGGGGCTTCCTCTCCGACGACACCCCCCTGACCTCCTTCCGCGACGGCTACTACGCCCCGTgggacgacctcgccgcccggctgcccgcgctgatcgcgtcgcgcgcgctcggcgggcACGTCGGGGCGCTGCCCGTGCTCAGCACGAGCGGGCTGACGACGGAGCCGGACCTGCGGCGCGCGTACGTGGTCCTCGCgttcctcgtccacggctacgtctgggcgggcggcggcgatgccgccgtcgtcgacacggtgccgccgcagctcggcgagccgTTTCTGCACGTCTGCGAGCGCCTGGGCATGGAGCCCGTGCTGAGCTACGCGGGGCTCTGCCTTTGGAACTGGGCGGCAGTGGTGGgtggtagcggcggcggcgtcggtaGCAACGAGGATAACaatgatggcgatgatgccggcgcTGGGTTCTACGACTTGGAGGAGCTCGTCTCGCTCGGGTCCTTTACGGGCAcacgcggcgaggacgccttCTACCTCGTCCCCGTGCTAGTCGAAGCAGAGGGCGGCACGCTACTGGCTCTCCTGCtggacgccctcgccgcggccgtcaaCGGAaacgacgatgctgacgacgacgacgacgacgacgacgtctccTCGGGCctggtcgcggcgctggaccgCTCCGCCGAGGCGTTGGCCCGCATGGCGAGGCACCTGCCCAAGCTGTACCCCCTCCTGGACGCGCGCGCCTTCTACCACGAGCTGCGGCCCTTcttcagcggcggcaggggcaTGGAGAACAAGGGCCTGCCGCGCGGGGAGGTGGTGTTccagcgcgtcgacgggTCGGAGCGCCGGGCACGGTGCGTGGGCGGGAGCGCAGGCCAGAGCTGCCTGTTCCAGGCGCTCGACTGCGTGCTGGGCGTGCGACATGAGGGTCCCGGCGGGGGACGCGAGTCCTTTTTCGAG GAGATGAGGGCGTACATGCCCGGCAAGCAccgcgagctgctcgggCAGCTGGCCCGCTTGCCGATGACGATACGCGGCTACGTCGAGAGCCACCGCCGGTCCGATGAGCGGCTGGTGCGGGCGTACGACGGGTGCGTCAAGGAGCTGCGGTCGTGGCGCGGGAGGCACATGGCCGTGGTGAGCAAGTACATTGTGCAGCCGGCACGCCTTGCGGCCGCGCAGGAGGCTaatggcgatgatgatgatgcgcgaGAGACGAGGAacggggcgcggcgcacaaACGGGGGGGATGGGACGGGCCCGGCAACAaggggcgagagagagcaaaaggaggaggaagaggaggaggaggaggccgggctgcaggcggtcatggccaagggcggcggggaTGAGCTCCAGGGCACGGGCGGGTCGGCCCTGGTGCCGTTCCTGCGTCAGTCGAGGGACGAGACTGTGGGATTAGGGCAGCAGAGCGCGCGGGGGAAGTGA